GTCGACCGCAGCCTCCGCATCGGTAAAGCTTTCCGTTTGCGGGACATCCGGGGTCAGAACACGCTCGGTCATCGGAATCTCCTTTTCGCCCTTTTTGTCCCGCCCGGCGCGAAGGTGCAAGCACAGGCGCAGCACTTGGCCCCTTAGGTTCCCCCGCCGTGCCACACCCCTTGCCTCTGCTGACGGGCGCGGCGAAACTGCTGGCATGAACGCCCTGATGATTTCCTTCGGCCATGGCTATTCGGCCCGTGCCCTGACCCCGATCCTTCTGGAGCAGGGCATGGCATTGCATGGCACCACCCGCAGCGATGAAAAACGCGCGGCCATCACCGCCAGCGGCGTGACGGCCCATGTCTTTCCCGGCGCGCCGCTGGAACCCCTGCTGGACCGCGCGACCCATCTGCTGATTTCCGCCGGCCCGGATGCGGAGGGCGACCCGGTGCTGCGCCACCTTGGCGCGGCGATTGCGGCGCGGGCGGGTCAGTTCGACTGGGTCGGCTACCTGTCCACCACCGGTGTCTACGGCGATCACGACGGCGATTGGGTGGACGAAACCACGCCCCTGACCCCATCGACGCGACGCGGAACCTGGCGGATGCAGGCCGAGGCCGCCTGGTCCGCGATCCCCGGCCTGCCGTTGCATATATTCCGTCTTGCCGGGATCTATGGTCCGGGGCGCGGTCCCTTTGCCAAGGTGCGCGCCGGCACCGCGCGGCGCATCCTGAAGCCCGGTCAGGTCTTCAGCCGCATCCATGTCGAGGACATCGCCCAGACCCTTGCCGCCTCCATCGCGCATCCCGACCCCGGCGCGATCTACAATGTCTGCGACGACGACCCGGCCCCGCCGCAGGATGTGATCGGCCATGCCGCCACCCTGCTGGGCCTGCCCCTGCCCGAAGCCGAGGATTTCGCATCCGCCGACATGACCCCCATGGCCCGCAGCTTCTACGCCGAAAGCAAGCGGGTGCGGAACAACCGCATCAAGGACGCACTTGGCGTCAAGCTGCGTTATCCGTCCTATCGGGACGGGCTCGCCGCGCTACTGGCGCTGGAACCGGCTGATGAAGCGGATAATAAATGAACCGGCAGCGTGCTGCCGCGTTGATCCGGCATGACAGTGATTGAACCCGACACGACCGGTGGCGACAAACCGGGCAGCGATCCGCAATTGCGGTCCCTGGAAGAGATCCTCGACGCGGTCGCCGGCGCCGGAGAAGGCAAGTCCGTGTCGATCGGCGACGTGCTGTCCGAGATCGGCACGCGGAGTTTCTCACCCATCATCCTGGTGCCCTCGCTGATCCTGGTGTCGCCGCTGTCGGGGATCTTCGGCCTGCCGACCATCGGCGCGACGATCATCTTCCTGATCACCGTGCAAAAGCTACTGGGGCGGCCGCATATCTGGGTCCCCTCCTGGCTGAAGCGGCGCGAGGTGGCCGCCGAACGGCTGGAGAAGACGCTCGACTGGCTGCGCAAGCCCTGCGCCTGGGTCGACAGGCACACCCGACGGCGCCTGTCGAACCTGCAAAGCAAACCCGCGCGGCTTGTCACGCTATGCCTGATCTGCCTGATCTGTCTGATCATCCCGGCGCTCGAGATCCTGCCGATGGTGACGTCGCTGTTTGCGACCGCGATCACCTTTCTTGCGATCGGGCTGCTGGCGCGGGACGGGTTGTTCACGCTGTTCGGCTACATCTGGACCGGCGCCAGCCTGGCTGCGATCTGGTGGCTGGTCAGCACCGGGGTCGGCGGCTAGATGCGCTGAACATTGACCGACAGCGACACCATTTCGGCCGGCCCCTGAGATTCCATGAAGGCAATGTCATAGGCGTCGCGCCCCACGGCGATCACCGCCAGTCCGTCCGCGCCGCACATGCCGGTCGAGTCGACCAGATGCCAGGCATTGTCCAGCCAGACCTGAGCCACGGCGTGGAAATCCTGCGGTGTCACATCTGGTCCATAGGCCGCCACCGCCCGCGCGGGAATACGCGCCGCCCGCGCCATTGTGCAGAACAGATGCGCGTAATCGCGACAGACCCCCTGCCGCCCGGCGAATGTTTCCAGCACGTTGGTATCCGCATCCGAACTGCCCGGCACGTAGGACAGCTCTGATTCGATCCAGTTGCGGATCGCGGCAATCTTCTGCCCGCCGGGCAAATGGCCAAAGCGCTTGTCCACGAAGGCCACGAATTTGTCCGACTGGCAGTACCGAGAGGGGCGCAGATAAGGGGCGACATGGGCCGGAAGCTGGTGCAGCGGCATTGCCGACAGGCTTTCCAGATGCGCGGCGGGGCGCGTCACCTCGACCTCGGCCTGATAACGCAACTGCATCTCGTTGCCCGGAACGCGGGCCCAGATCCGTTCGCCGATCCCGGCATCGCCGGCGATCCGGTCAAGGATCGCATCGCCGAGGTCAAGGTGATGGGACAGGATCTGCTGGCCATCGGTCCCGGCCGCTTCCAGCGCAAGGAAAACCGTATCCGGCCCGTTCAGCCGGTAGTGCATCGAAACATCTATCGAAAGGCGCATTGGGAAGGGTATCCTTTCTGGATACGGTCGCATGTGCTGGCGCGCGACCATCGGGCCATCGCCCTGAGACGCCCCTACCTGTCCTGCTGCCACTGTGCAATCAACCTTCGCGGGTCGGGTTTGTTCCGATGCCGCCTTTCCGCCGACGGGACTGGATCAGGCGCGCTTTTCCAGCCGCTCCACCCCGAGCACGTCCAGCACCCTGGCCTCGATATCCGCCGCACCGAGCTTTGCCACCGCGTACATATCCGCCGGGCTGGCCTGGTCGATGAAGATATCGGGCAGCACCATCGAGCGGTATTTCAGCCCCTGATCAAAGACGCCTTCGTCCGACAGAAGCTGCGCGACATGGCTGCCGAAACCGCCGACAGCGCCTTCTTCGATGGTGATGAGCGCCTCGTGATCGCGGGCAAGGCGCAGGATCAGGTCGCGGTCCAGTGGCTTGGCAAAGCGGGCATCTGCAATGGTGGGGGAAATTCCGCGGGCCGATAGCGCTTCGGCGGCTTTCAGGACCTCCCCCAGGCGGGTGCCGAAGGACAGGATCGCCACGCGCCCGCCCTCGCGGATCATGCGGCCCTTGCCGATTTCCAGCACCTCGCCCTTTTCGGGCATCTCGACACCCATGCCTTCGCCGCGCGGATAGCGGAAGGCGATGGGCCCGTCGTCATGAGCGGCTGCGGTGGCCACCATGTGCTTCAGCTCGGCCTCGTCGGCGGCGGCCATCACGACCATGCCCGGCAGGTTCGCCATGTAGGCCACGTCGTAGCTGCCCGCATGGGTGGCGCCGTCAGCCCCGACCAGACCGGCGCGGTCGATGGCGAAACGCACCGGCAGGCGCTGGATCGCGACATCATGCACAACCTGGTCGTAGCCGCGTTGCAAAAAGGTCGAATACATCGCGCAGAAGGGCCGCATCCCCGCCGCCGCAAGACCGGCGGCAAAGGTCACGCCATGCTGTTCGGCAATGCCCACGTCAAAGCAGCGCGACGGGAACCGTTCCGCCATCAGGCCCAGACCGGTGCCATCGGGCATCGCCGCCGTGACGGCGCAGACGCGCGTATCCTCGGCCGCAAGGCGCACGAGTTCCTGGGCGAAGACGTTGGTATAGCTCGGCGCGTTGGAGGGCGCCTTGACCTGCTTGCCCGAGGGCACGTGGAATTTCGCCGTGGCATGCCCCTTGTCCGACGCACTTTCGGCGGGGGCATAGCCCTTGCCCTTCCTGGTCACCACGTGGATCAGCACCGGGCCGGTCGCCCGCGCCTTGACCGTGCGCAGCACCGGCAACAGCTGCGTCATGTCATGGCCATCCAGCGGGCCGATGTAGGAAAAACCGAGTTCCTCGAACAGGGTGCCGCCCACGGCGATGCCCTTGAGGATCTCCTTGGCGCGCTTGGCGCCTTCCTTGAAGGGCGGCGGCAGGAAGCTGGCCGCGCCCTTGGCAGCGGCCTTGAACTGATGGAAAGGCGCGCCGGAATAAAGCCGGGTCAGATAGCTCGACAATGCGCCGACCGGCGGGGCAATCGACATTTCATTGTCGTTCAGGATGACGATCATCCGCTTTTTCAGATGCCCGGCGTTGTTCATCGCCTCGAAGGCCATGCCGGCGCTCATCGCGCCATCACCGATCACGGCAATCGCATCCCCCAGCCCTTCGGGCACCTGGCCACCCAGATCGCGGGCCACGGCAAAGCCGAGCGCGGCGGAAATCGAGGTCGAGCTATGGGCAGCCCCGAAGGGGTCAAAGGGGCTTTCCGAACGTTTGGTAAACCCCGACAGCCCGTCCTTCTGGCGCAGGGTCCGGATCCGGTCGCGCCGCCCGGTCAGGATCTTGTGCGGATAGGACTGGTGGCTGACATCCCAGATGATCTTGTCACGCGGCGCCTCGAAGACCGCATGCAGCGCCACGGTCAGTTCGACGACGCCCAGCCCCGCGCCAAGGTGACCGCCGGTTTCGCTGACGGCCGAAATCGTCTCGGCCCGCAATTCATCGGCGAGGCGGCGCAGCTCGGCATCCGACAGGGGTTTCATGTCGGCCGGGGAGACGACCCTGTCGAGCAGCGGTGTTTCGGGTCTGTCGGTCATAATGGCTCCGCTTCGGTCTTCTGACTGGCCGTCTGGCTTGCGTGTCACCGGCCGCAGCCTTGCCGTCGTCCTAGCTTTTGCGCGAGATAACGAAGCGCGCCGCCTGCCGCAAGTTCTGCGCATCATCCCCGTATAGGGTTAAGGCTTCGCAAGCCTCGTCGATCAACGCCTGCGCCCGGGCCCGCGCGGGTTCCAGGCCCATCAGGGACACGAAGGTGGCCTTGCCCGCATCGCTGTCCTTGCCCAGCCGCTTGCCGGCCGCCGCCTCGTCGCCTTCCACGTCAAGGATGTCGTCGGCAATCTGGAAGGCAAGGCCAAGTGCCGCCGCGTAACGGGCCATCGGCGCGGGATCGGCCCCGGCCATGATCGGCCCGGCGGTGGCGGACCATTCGAAAAGCGCCCCGGTCTTCAGCGCCTGAAGCTGCATGATCTGATCGAGGTCGAGCGGGGTCGCCGCGCTTTCCGCCGCAATGTCGAGCGCCTGTCCCAGCACCATACCCTGCCCGCCCGCCGCACGGGCAAGGCCCGCGATCAGGGTCAGGCGCCGGGTTTCGGGCAGATCGGCGCGGGCCAGCAGTTCGAACGCCAGGCTTTGCAGCGCATCGCCGGTCAGGATGCCCGTGGCTTCGTCCCATTTGACATGCACCGTGGGCTGGCCCCGGCGCAGGTCGTCGTCATCCATCGCCGGCAGGTCGTCATGAACAAGGCTGTAGCCATGGATCGCCTCGATCGCCGCCGCCGCGTCCAGCGCAGGCGCGCGCGCCACCCCATGCAGCTGAGCGCCCTCCAGCACCAGGAAGGCCCGCAACCGCTTGCCCCCGCCGACGCCATAGCGCATGGCCGCACCGGTGGTGCCGGTGAAATCGCCCAGCGCTTCGGTCAGCCGGTCCGACACGGCCTGCCCTGCCGCGCCCAGCGCCGCCTGGAAATCGGGACCCGGTCCGCCCAAGATCAGAGCCCTTCGACCGGGGTCAGACCCGCCGGGTTGCCGTCGCTGTCCAGCGTGATCGCCGCGACCTTTTCCTGCGCCTCGCCCAGCTTCTTTTCGCAATGCTTCTTCAGCTCGGCACCGCGTTCGTAAAGCGCGATGGAGGCTTCGAGTTCCACGTCGCCACGTTCCAGCTGACCGACGACGGATTCGAGCGCCTTCATGGCGGCTTCGAAGGACATCTCGGCAATGGGGGTATCGGTCATGGTCGGGCTCCGCGTTCAGGTTCGGGACAAGCATATCCGGGGCGCAGTCCGGGTTCAATTGTCCAAGGCAGCCGGCGTTTGGCGCGCGCCCCGCGACGGCCCCACAACCGGAGCGATTGACGCGGCGGGGCCGCCATGGCCATTCTGGCGGTATGACCAGCCCTGCCCTTCATCCAGCCAAGGTCGCCCCGGAGGCGGCCATCGCCGCCGCCGAACTGGCCGAGACGCTGCTGGGGGATGCGAACGCCGAGCTGTCGCAGATCCTGCGCCTGCGCCCACAGCGTGGGGCGATCTTTTCCGGGCATTACCGGGGCCGGTCCGCAATTTTTCACCTTGCGCTGTCGCCACATGTCGCCCGCGCCCAGTTGCGCGGCGTGGAAGAGGCAACGCGACTGCGCGGCTACATGGCCGAGGGGCTCTACCGCGTGCCCGAACCCCTGGGGCTGCTGGACGACGGCACCCTGCGCATCACGGCCCGCGCCGGCGGGCGCCCGGTGCTGGAATTCCTGATGAATGCCAAGCCCCGCCATCACGCCGACGTCGCCCCGCGGATGGCCGGCTGGCTGCTGCACCATGCTACGCCGACCCTGCGCTGGCGCGCCGTGAACCGGGGGCCCTGGCGCAAATGGGCGGCCGAAAGCGCCACGAAACAGCGCCACCCCGATCTGATCGAGCCCGAAGCGCGCCTGCTGGACCTGATGCAGAGGCTGTCCCACCGGCTGGAGGGCGACTGGCGGGTCAGCCTGGCCCATGGGGATTTCCACCCCAACAATCTGATCTGGAACAGGGGCCGTGATATCCTGTGGGGCATCGACATCAGCGCCTCGAGCACCGCGCCGATCTATCGCGATATGGCCCGCAACCTGGTTCATGCGGCCCGGCGCGGCGTGCTGCCCTCTGGCCAGCGCCTGTTCGGCGTGGACCGCGCCACTGTCGAGGCCTTTTGCGACGCCTTTGACATGTCCCCGGCCGAACGCGACGGGTTCCTGCCCTATTTCCTGTGTTACGAGACCCTGATCCGGGTCGAGGATGAAACGATCGGCCCCCGCCGCATCGCCACCACCCGCGAGATGACGCTGGCGATGATCGAAGACATCGAATCCCTGCTGACCTAGTCCGGCGCCAGAAGATAGCCCGCGCCGCGCACGGTCTGAAGGTAGCGCGGCTGTTTCGGGTCGTCTTCGATCTTGCGCCGCAGCCGGGTGATCTGAACGTCCACGGCCCGTTCCTGCGCCCCATGCTGATCGCCGGACCCGCCACGACCCAGTTCCTCGACCAGTTGCAGACGGGACAGGGGTTCGCCGGGCTGGGCGGAAAACGCCCGCATCAACTGAACTTCGGTCGCGGTCAGGCGGACCGAGGCATCGCCGCGCCAAAGCTCTCCGCGTTCCATGTCATAGCGCACATCCCCCATGTGCAGCACCTTGGGCACGCTGGCCTGGGACGGCAATTCCGGCATCCGGCGCAGGATCGCGTTGATCCGCAGCAGCAATTCGCGCGGCTCGAAAGGCTTGGTCAGGTAGTCGTCGGCCCCGGCTTCCAGACCGCGAATGCGATCCTCGGCCTCGCCCCGCGCGGTCAGCAGCAGGATCGGCGTCGACATCCGGGACCGCAGGCGTTCGGTCAGGGAGATGCCGTCTTCGCCCGGCATCATCACGTCCAGCACGAGAAGATCGAATTCCAGCCCGGACAACAGCCGGCGGGCATGGGCGGCATCGCGCGCGGTCGAGACAAGGAAACCGTTCCGCTTCAGGAACTTCGCCAGAAGATCCCGGATACGTTCGTCATCGTCGACGATCAGCAGATGCGGATTTGGTTCGTTCATGAGCCTCCGTCCCGAAGCGTACCATAGACGCGGCGCATCTCGCTATCCATCATCGATTCCAGCACCTGGCGAAAGCCCACGACCGCATCCGGCCCGGCCTTGCGATAGGCGTTGCGGACCCATTTGCGCTGCGCCTCCGACAATTCGGTTTCAAGCGCGGCACCGCGTTCGGTCAGGTACAGATGGCGTTCACGCTTGTCGGCGCGGCCAACCCGGCTTTCGACAAGCTCATCGGCGATCAGGCTGCGCAGGACCCGGTTCAGGCTTTGCTTGGTCACCCCGAGGATGGCCAGCAGGCGGCTGACCTTCATGCCGGGCACCCGGGCTATGAAATGCAGGGCGCGGTGATGGGCGCGGCCATAGGCCATACCTTCCAGGATCTGATCCGGCGCGCCGGTGAAGCCCCGGTAGGCGAAGAACATCGCCTCTATCCCCTGACGCAATTGTTCGTCCGTCAGGAAAAGCAGGTTGTCCCCAAGATGCGTGTCCGACATGCGCTTACGTCCCGTCCCTGTCCCGGCGGGGCAAATTGCCCGCCCCCTTGCTGTCCCATGCGCCCGCAACATCCTGTCGCGGGACGGCTTCAGAGATTGTCCCGGGAACGCCCCGGTTTTCAACCCTGCGACGAAAATAAGTCAGACTTGTTGACTTTCTAAAAATCAATAGCTACCTAACCCATGCGTTTGCGAAATATTCTGTCTGTATGAGGCGATGTGAACGCAACTTATGTAAATTAGATACGAAAGTCAGGAGGTTCGCGATGGCCGCATATGATGACCGCGATGGCAAGATCTGGATGGATGGCACGCTGGTAGACTGGCGCGATGCGAACGTACACATTCTGACCCATGCGCTGCACTATGCCTCGTCCGTCTTCGAAGGCGAACGTTGCTACAACGGCAAGATCTTCAAGGGTGTGCAGCATTCCGAACGCCTGCGCGCCTCGGCACAGATGCTGGACTTCGAGATCCCCTATTCCGTGGAAGAGATCGAGAAGGCCAAGTACGACATGCTGGCCGCCAATGGCTGGACCGATGCCTATGTCCGGGCCGTGGCCTGGCGTGGCGCGGGCGAAGACATGGGTGTCTCGTCGATGAAGAACCCCGTCCGCATGGCAATTGCCGGCTGGGAATGGGGTAATTACTACGGCGACGCAAAGATGAAGGGCGCAAAGCTCGACATCGCCA
The Pseudooceanicola algae genome window above contains:
- a CDS encoding SDR family oxidoreductase, with protein sequence MNALMISFGHGYSARALTPILLEQGMALHGTTRSDEKRAAITASGVTAHVFPGAPLEPLLDRATHLLISAGPDAEGDPVLRHLGAAIAARAGQFDWVGYLSTTGVYGDHDGDWVDETTPLTPSTRRGTWRMQAEAAWSAIPGLPLHIFRLAGIYGPGRGPFAKVRAGTARRILKPGQVFSRIHVEDIAQTLAASIAHPDPGAIYNVCDDDPAPPQDVIGHAATLLGLPLPEAEDFASADMTPMARSFYAESKRVRNNRIKDALGVKLRYPSYRDGLAALLALEPADEADNK
- a CDS encoding exopolysaccharide biosynthesis protein, which encodes MTVIEPDTTGGDKPGSDPQLRSLEEILDAVAGAGEGKSVSIGDVLSEIGTRSFSPIILVPSLILVSPLSGIFGLPTIGATIIFLITVQKLLGRPHIWVPSWLKRREVAAERLEKTLDWLRKPCAWVDRHTRRRLSNLQSKPARLVTLCLICLICLIIPALEILPMVTSLFATAITFLAIGLLARDGLFTLFGYIWTGASLAAIWWLVSTGVGG
- a CDS encoding transglutaminase-like domain-containing protein, translating into MRLSIDVSMHYRLNGPDTVFLALEAAGTDGQQILSHHLDLGDAILDRIAGDAGIGERIWARVPGNEMQLRYQAEVEVTRPAAHLESLSAMPLHQLPAHVAPYLRPSRYCQSDKFVAFVDKRFGHLPGGQKIAAIRNWIESELSYVPGSSDADTNVLETFAGRQGVCRDYAHLFCTMARAARIPARAVAAYGPDVTPQDFHAVAQVWLDNAWHLVDSTGMCGADGLAVIAVGRDAYDIAFMESQGPAEMVSLSVNVQRI
- the dxs gene encoding 1-deoxy-D-xylulose-5-phosphate synthase codes for the protein MTDRPETPLLDRVVSPADMKPLSDAELRRLADELRAETISAVSETGGHLGAGLGVVELTVALHAVFEAPRDKIIWDVSHQSYPHKILTGRRDRIRTLRQKDGLSGFTKRSESPFDPFGAAHSSTSISAALGFAVARDLGGQVPEGLGDAIAVIGDGAMSAGMAFEAMNNAGHLKKRMIVILNDNEMSIAPPVGALSSYLTRLYSGAPFHQFKAAAKGAASFLPPPFKEGAKRAKEILKGIAVGGTLFEELGFSYIGPLDGHDMTQLLPVLRTVKARATGPVLIHVVTRKGKGYAPAESASDKGHATAKFHVPSGKQVKAPSNAPSYTNVFAQELVRLAAEDTRVCAVTAAMPDGTGLGLMAERFPSRCFDVGIAEQHGVTFAAGLAAAGMRPFCAMYSTFLQRGYDQVVHDVAIQRLPVRFAIDRAGLVGADGATHAGSYDVAYMANLPGMVVMAAADEAELKHMVATAAAHDDGPIAFRYPRGEGMGVEMPEKGEVLEIGKGRMIREGGRVAILSFGTRLGEVLKAAEALSARGISPTIADARFAKPLDRDLILRLARDHEALITIEEGAVGGFGSHVAQLLSDEGVFDQGLKYRSMVLPDIFIDQASPADMYAVAKLGAADIEARVLDVLGVERLEKRA
- a CDS encoding polyprenyl synthetase family protein, producing MGGPGPDFQAALGAAGQAVSDRLTEALGDFTGTTGAAMRYGVGGGKRLRAFLVLEGAQLHGVARAPALDAAAAIEAIHGYSLVHDDLPAMDDDDLRRGQPTVHVKWDEATGILTGDALQSLAFELLARADLPETRRLTLIAGLARAAGGQGMVLGQALDIAAESAATPLDLDQIMQLQALKTGALFEWSATAGPIMAGADPAPMARYAAALGLAFQIADDILDVEGDEAAAGKRLGKDSDAGKATFVSLMGLEPARARAQALIDEACEALTLYGDDAQNLRQAARFVISRKS
- a CDS encoding exodeoxyribonuclease VII small subunit, whose translation is MTDTPIAEMSFEAAMKALESVVGQLERGDVELEASIALYERGAELKKHCEKKLGEAQEKVAAITLDSDGNPAGLTPVEGL
- a CDS encoding phosphotransferase — translated: MTSPALHPAKVAPEAAIAAAELAETLLGDANAELSQILRLRPQRGAIFSGHYRGRSAIFHLALSPHVARAQLRGVEEATRLRGYMAEGLYRVPEPLGLLDDGTLRITARAGGRPVLEFLMNAKPRHHADVAPRMAGWLLHHATPTLRWRAVNRGPWRKWAAESATKQRHPDLIEPEARLLDLMQRLSHRLEGDWRVSLAHGDFHPNNLIWNRGRDILWGIDISASSTAPIYRDMARNLVHAARRGVLPSGQRLFGVDRATVEAFCDAFDMSPAERDGFLPYFLCYETLIRVEDETIGPRRIATTREMTLAMIEDIESLLT
- a CDS encoding response regulator gives rise to the protein MNEPNPHLLIVDDDERIRDLLAKFLKRNGFLVSTARDAAHARRLLSGLEFDLLVLDVMMPGEDGISLTERLRSRMSTPILLLTARGEAEDRIRGLEAGADDYLTKPFEPRELLLRINAILRRMPELPSQASVPKVLHMGDVRYDMERGELWRGDASVRLTATEVQLMRAFSAQPGEPLSRLQLVEELGRGGSGDQHGAQERAVDVQITRLRRKIEDDPKQPRYLQTVRGAGYLLAPD
- a CDS encoding MarR family winged helix-turn-helix transcriptional regulator; this translates as MSDTHLGDNLLFLTDEQLRQGIEAMFFAYRGFTGAPDQILEGMAYGRAHHRALHFIARVPGMKVSRLLAILGVTKQSLNRVLRSLIADELVESRVGRADKRERHLYLTERGAALETELSEAQRKWVRNAYRKAGPDAVVGFRQVLESMMDSEMRRVYGTLRDGGS